The proteins below are encoded in one region of Metabacillus dongyingensis:
- a CDS encoding DUF6044 family protein: MEQKMNKKIERILIFLCMLAIALYVSPLYILNENAHIRIHDNLDSNLAWYKVLTENGYLFSGLDGTLPKIINGLPRNALGSEWNLQIWLYYWFPTMSAYALSQSITRVFAFLGMFLLLKDHFMKERKYLFIIAGTALTFALTPFWPQGMLSTLGMPLALWAFLNIRKGNHSWRCIAVLTLLPFYSSFVLGFFFFLAAMGILWIVDVMKDKKWNFPFLVSIGYMTLVFFIVEYRLIYSFLFSSEPNSRDEYFHARLPLWRVIRLTFKNFVLGHTHVMTVHGLIILPVTLIALYIIIRKRKWKLEKPFVFLLSFNFCLSAWYAFWFYKGWLPLTERFHFLDTFNFARFHFLRPIVIYIGFALGLKILYSEFRRKWVIGACILAQVFLLGSFNDEIIYQNKPSVKEFYAEEQFAEIKKHIGMPVEDYRVASLGLHPAIAQYNGFYTLDTYNNFYPLSYKYQFRQIIEKELSKNNRLRIYFDEWGGRCYLFSSELGKRYMFTKNSTIKLKDLDLNMEPFKKMGGRYIFSSLPIEHPEKNHLILDHVFHSHESVWRIYLYKVK, from the coding sequence ATGGAACAAAAAATGAATAAAAAAATTGAACGCATTTTGATCTTTTTATGCATGTTGGCAATTGCTTTATATGTGTCACCACTTTATATCCTAAACGAAAATGCGCACATTCGCATTCATGATAACCTGGATTCTAACCTTGCCTGGTATAAAGTACTGACCGAAAATGGTTATCTCTTCAGCGGACTGGATGGAACTTTGCCGAAAATCATAAACGGACTCCCAAGAAATGCGCTCGGTTCAGAATGGAATCTTCAAATCTGGCTTTATTATTGGTTTCCGACTATGTCAGCTTATGCATTATCTCAATCTATAACAAGAGTTTTTGCCTTTTTGGGCATGTTTCTTCTCTTGAAGGACCATTTTATGAAAGAAAGGAAATATCTATTTATTATCGCAGGGACTGCCTTAACATTTGCCCTGACACCTTTCTGGCCCCAGGGGATGCTCAGTACGCTTGGAATGCCTCTTGCTTTATGGGCCTTTTTAAATATCAGAAAGGGTAATCATTCTTGGCGCTGCATTGCTGTTTTAACCTTGCTTCCTTTTTACTCAAGCTTCGTCTTAGGTTTTTTCTTTTTTTTAGCGGCTATGGGTATTCTATGGATAGTGGATGTGATGAAAGACAAGAAATGGAATTTCCCTTTTCTTGTCTCCATCGGATACATGACACTTGTCTTTTTTATAGTTGAATACCGATTAATCTATTCCTTTTTATTTTCATCTGAACCAAATAGCCGTGATGAATACTTTCATGCGAGACTTCCTTTATGGCGAGTCATAAGGCTCACATTTAAGAACTTTGTATTAGGCCATACACATGTTATGACCGTTCATGGCCTGATTATCCTGCCGGTCACTCTGATTGCTCTATACATAATTATCCGTAAAAGAAAATGGAAACTTGAAAAGCCTTTTGTCTTTTTATTAAGCTTCAATTTCTGTTTATCAGCATGGTATGCCTTCTGGTTTTATAAGGGCTGGCTTCCTTTAACGGAACGTTTTCATTTCTTGGATACCTTCAACTTTGCTAGATTTCACTTTTTGCGTCCTATCGTTATTTATATTGGATTCGCTCTCGGACTAAAAATTTTATACAGTGAATTCCGGAGAAAATGGGTAATCGGGGCGTGTATTCTAGCTCAGGTATTTTTGCTTGGCAGCTTTAACGATGAAATTATCTATCAAAATAAACCATCTGTAAAAGAATTCTACGCAGAGGAACAATTCGCCGAAATTAAAAAACATATCGGCATGCCTGTTGAGGATTACAGAGTTGCAAGTCTCGGGCTTCATCCTGCCATCGCTCAATACAACGGATTTTATACTCTCGATACATATAACAACTTTTACCCGCTCTCGTATAAATATCAATTTCGGCAAATCATTGAAAAAGAACTTAGTAAAAATAATAGGCTGCGGATTTATTTTGATGAGTGGGGAGGGCGGTGCTATCTATTCAGCAGCGAGCTCGGGAAAAGGTATATGTTTACTAAAAATTCAACAATTAAATTGAAAGATCTTGATTTGAATATGGAACCATTTAAAAAAATGGGGGGAAGGTATA
- a CDS encoding OFA family MFS transporter, translating into MTKTKNRWLIAAAAVGIHISIGSVYSWSVFTNPLRDEHNWGLREISLTFSIAILFLGLSAAFMGHFVEKYGPRASGLVSTLCFAAGLIGAGFAESIGSLYLLYFFYGVLGGIGLGIGYITPVSSLVKWFPDRRGLATGLAIMGFGFASLIASPVIASLISSVGIDRTFYILGTVYFIIMISSSLYLAPPPEGWIPVNKKGNQPAAEIVKSDLSQMTANEAVKTLRFWALWGMLFINVTCGIAIISVASPMAQDIAGLSTAAAAAMVGIMGLFNGFGRIGWASVSDYIGRPNVYTAFFAIQTAAFLLLPNVTNAIVFQALIFLILTCYGGGFASIPAYIGDLFGTKQLGAIHGYILTAWAAAGLAGPLVVSWIRETTDSYSLTLYIFASAFVAALAISLLIRINIKKVRDLNRTSASNAVSHHN; encoded by the coding sequence ATGACGAAAACGAAAAATCGCTGGCTGATCGCAGCAGCGGCGGTAGGGATCCACATTTCAATTGGCTCTGTTTATTCGTGGAGTGTATTTACCAATCCCCTCAGAGATGAGCATAATTGGGGGTTAAGAGAAATCTCTCTTACATTCAGCATTGCGATTCTGTTTTTAGGATTATCTGCGGCATTTATGGGACATTTTGTTGAAAAATATGGACCAAGAGCTTCCGGTCTTGTTTCTACGCTATGTTTTGCAGCAGGATTAATAGGAGCAGGTTTTGCTGAAAGTATTGGTTCTTTGTATCTTTTGTATTTTTTTTATGGAGTACTTGGAGGCATTGGGCTTGGCATCGGATATATTACCCCGGTTTCCTCATTAGTTAAATGGTTTCCCGATAGAAGAGGACTTGCGACCGGACTTGCCATAATGGGCTTTGGGTTTGCATCTCTAATTGCCAGTCCTGTTATAGCATCCCTCATATCAAGTGTTGGAATAGACAGGACTTTTTATATACTTGGAACCGTCTATTTTATCATCATGATCTCATCATCGCTTTATCTTGCTCCTCCTCCTGAGGGATGGATACCTGTAAATAAGAAAGGGAATCAGCCTGCCGCAGAAATTGTAAAGAGTGATCTGTCACAGATGACAGCAAATGAAGCGGTCAAAACACTGCGTTTTTGGGCTTTGTGGGGAATGCTTTTTATCAATGTTACCTGTGGAATTGCAATAATATCAGTAGCATCCCCGATGGCTCAGGATATTGCAGGTTTAAGCACAGCTGCAGCCGCTGCTATGGTAGGTATTATGGGGTTATTTAATGGCTTTGGACGAATAGGGTGGGCATCTGTATCAGACTATATTGGCCGTCCTAACGTCTATACTGCTTTCTTTGCCATTCAAACCGCTGCATTTCTTTTACTGCCTAATGTCACAAACGCCATCGTATTCCAGGCCCTTATCTTCTTAATATTAACCTGCTATGGAGGAGGATTTGCTTCCATTCCAGCTTATATTGGCGATCTTTTTGGCACAAAACAGCTTGGGGCTATCCATGGATATATTCTGACGGCATGGGCGGCTGCAGGACTGGCAGGTCCTCTTGTTGTTTCATGGATCAGAGAAACGACTGACAGCTATTCCTTGACCCTCTATATTTTTGCAAGTGCATTTGTTGCTGCTTTAGCAATTTCTCTTCTAATAAGGATCAATATAAAAAAAGTTCGTGATCTAAATCGCACCTCTGCATCTAATGCAGTAAGCCATCATAATTAA